In one window of Geotrypetes seraphini chromosome 3, aGeoSer1.1, whole genome shotgun sequence DNA:
- the LOC117357208 gene encoding LOW QUALITY PROTEIN: uncharacterized protein LOC117357208 (The sequence of the model RefSeq protein was modified relative to this genomic sequence to represent the inferred CDS: deleted 1 base in 1 codon; substituted 1 base at 1 genomic stop codon) yields MATLRQTKLETAFVGTGKRVKHDHVTPVKTALLDEEEIDKKEVMTALEKIQQMLQKNTDYIQEVKEEVVNINKQLELANQRVTTLEKKNGTVGTNREQRPHVEVNIYWKSEEQKVQALVDTGAEASIIYGNPKKFRGPRIQISGWGGKIIQAVQTKLRLKIGQLPIREYTVLITEIPEYIIGIDILKGLTLQLSDGIYSFGKSPTIPMRSVLVGKLPVPIVVPISTKIVNMKQYRIPGGHEEITNTIQDLVKAGVIKTVTSAFNNPVWPVHKADGSWRMTVDYRELNKHMPPLSAAVPDVITLVEQIQSRTGTWYAVIDLANAFFSIPIVEQCQEQFAFTWQGRQYTFTRLPQGYLHSPTFCHKIIAEHLDNCTLPEGVEISHYIDDILIQGNTEKEVADALALVVETMRQAGWEINPKKVQGPAQTVIFLGIKWSKGCREVIEKVKQKILNFPSPQSKKQTQAFIGLFGFWRQHIPHLGQILSPLYKITRKKYDFVWTEHEEQAFQRAKEAIQQAMNLWPLKEGPVELQVSVQERYANWSLWQKQAGRRVPLGFWNRSLPETGTRYTPFERQLLACYWALVATEQLTIGHEVMIXPEIPIMTWIMSDPKIHRIGHAQEQSIIKWKWYIQQRAKSGLHGVTMLHEKVFNVPTEDTPIQVDDICESPIRWGKTYQELTETQQKHTWFTDGSSKYQGQLRHWKGVSFNPVTKQLLTTTGKGESSQYAELYAVWQAIRLEQGQQCHIFTDSWAVANGMTTWMMKWKKDNWTIHNKEVWGARLWQDILEWANTTVITVYHVDAHVVKDTLDTVFNSVADSASKLTETELAEEQNSSTPHVVVMETDVASEMAMATWAHQKSGHLGEKGTIRWAHDRGIHCTVDMVKTVISNCHLCKLALTSAQQMPPIFGKIARGRLPGQIWQIDYIGPLPLSKGCQYVCTMVDTYSGLLVAYPCRKANQENTIRALGLITLYYGHPLEIQSAMGTHFTGNMIRDWINDNNVQWRLHVAYHPQASGLIERMNGLLKTQLKRLGYQSLRRWREHLTEALQILNNRPIASHTTPLNRMLYSTLEASDKICTLQFWTVRPGLQLPIRATDRSAGLDVYCPNECKLDPQIVKPIHTGLGVIIPKGYYGQICPQSSLALKGVTIMGGVIDSDYRGEIGILLLNLGKEAIILQKGDRVAQLITIAIKMEAPQLIDKPLHHYGRSEQGFGAANVIKAGMRIWWKKPLQPIVGATVIAAGKDSILQILVDGYEHTIFAPRDQCFRRE; encoded by the exons aacagcgtccgcatGTCGAGGTAAATATCTATTGGAAATCTGaggagcaaaaggtacaagctctAGTGGACACTGGGGCAGAGGCATCTATTATATATGGGAACCCTAAAAAATTTAGGGGCCCTAGAAtacaaatatcagga tggggggggaaaattatacaagcagtacagacaaaactgagattaaaaattggacaattaccaatccGGGAGTATACTGTACTGATCACTGAGATTCCTGAGTATATAATAGGGATAGATATCCTGAAAGGGCTAACCTTACAGCTTTCTGATGGAATTTATAGTTTTGGCAAATCGCCAACcattcctatgagatcagtaTTGGTGGGAAAATTACCTGTTCCAATAGTAGTACCGATCTCcacaaaaattgtaaacatgaaaCAATATCGCATTCCGGGAGGGCACGAAGAAATTACCAATACAATACAGGATTTGGTGAAAGCGGGAGTAATAAAAACGGTTACCTCCGCTTTCAATAATCCTGTATGGCCCGTCCATAAGGCAGATGGAAGTTGGAGAATGACAGTAGATTACCGAGAATTGAATAAACACATGCCACCTTTAAGTGCCGCTGTTCCAGATGTGATAACACTAGTTGAACAAATTCAATCACGAACTGGTACTTGGTATGCAGTTATTGATTTAGCCAATGCATTTTTctctattcctatagtggagcaatgtcaggaacaatttgcattcacttggcaagggagacAATATACAtttaccagactaccacaaggatacttacatagtcccactttctgTCACAAGATTATAGCAGAGCATTTAGATAACTGTACCTTACCTGAAGGAGTAGAAATATCACactatattgatgacattttgaTCCAGGGTAATACAGAAAAGGAAGTTGCAGATGCTTTGGCATTGGTAGTAGAAACAATGAGACAGGCTGGGTGGGAAATAAACCCAAAGAAAGTGCAGGGACCAGCACAAACAGTGATATTTTTAGGAATTAAATGGTCAAAAGGGTGTCGAGAagtgatagagaaagttaaacagaagattttaaacttcccttctccccaaagtaagAAACAAACCCAGGCCTTTATTggcctttttggattctggaggcaacatattcCACACTTGGGGCAAATCCTATCTCCTCTGTACAAAATCACAAGGAAAAAATATGATTTTGTCTGGACTGAACACGAGGAGCAGGCTTTCCAGAGAGCAAAGGAAGCTATTCAGCAAGCCATGAATTTGTGGCCATTAAAGGAGGGTCCAGTAGAATTGCAAGTGAGTGTACAGGAGCGATATGCTAATTGGAGCCTATGGCAAAAGCAAGCTGGACGACGAGtgcctttgggattctggaataggAGCCTCCCAGAAACTGGGACCCGATACACACCCTTTGAAAGACAGCTACTAGCTTGCTACTGGGCTTTGGTAGCAACAGAACAGTTGACCATAGGACACGAAGTAATGATATGACCAGAAATACCCATTATGACATGGATCATGAGTGACCCAAAAATTCATCGTATTGGACATGCTCAGGAACAGAGTATCATAAAATGGAAATGGTACATCCAACAGAGGGCTAAGTCAGGCCTACATGGAGTAACGATGCTGCATGAAAAAGTATTTAATGTGCCCACAGAAGATACCCCAATACAAGTGGACGACATATGTGAAAGTCCCATTCGGTGGGGAAAGACATATCAAGAACTAACTGAGACACAACAAAAGCATACCTGGTTTACAGATGGTTCCTCCAAATACCAGGGTCAACTGAGACATTGGAAGGGCGTGTCCTTTAATCCAGTCACAAAGCAACTGCTAACAACTACCGGAAAAGGAGAGAGCTCACAATATGCTGAACTATATGCAGTGTGGCAGGCCATACGGCTAGAACAAGGACAACAATGCCATATCTTTACTGATTCATGGGCAGTAGCAAATGGAATGACAACTTGGATgatgaaatggaaaaaggacaattgGACAATTCACAATAAAGAAGTCTGGGGAGCCAGACTTTGGCAAGACATTCTGGAATGGGCCAATACTACCGTAATAACAGTGTACCATGTAGATGCACATGTTGTGAAAGATACGCTTGACACTGTTTTCAACTCTGTTGCAGATAGCGCATCCAAACTCACTGAAACAGAGTTGGCAGAAGAACAAAACTCTTCTACCCCGCACGTTGTGGTCATGGAAACAGATGTTGCTTCCGAAATGGCCATGGCAACATGGGCACATCAAAAGTCCGGACACCTTGGAGAGAAGGGAACTATTAGGTGGGCACATGACAGAGGAATACATTGTACTGTAGATATGGTAAAGACAGTAATCAGTAATTGTCATTTATGTAAACTAGCTCTCACATCAGCGCAGCAGATGCCCCCAATTTTTGGGAAAATAGCCAGAGGCAGGCTACCAGGTCAGATTTGGCAAATAGATTATATAGGCCCTCTACCATTGTCTAAAGGATGTCAATATGTGTGTACCATGGTAGATACCTATTCAGGGTTGTTAGTGGCTTATCCTTGCCGGAAAGCCAATCAAGAAAACACCATTAGAGCATTAGGattaattacattatattacggaCACCCTCTAGAAATACAGTCAGCCATGGGGACTCATTTTACAGGTAATATGATTAGGGATTGGATCAATGATAACAATGTTCAATGGAGACTACATGTAGCCTATCATCCACAGGCCTCAGGACTTATAGAAAGGATGAATGGATTATTAAAAACCCAATTAAAGAGATTAGGATATCAGTCATTGCGTAGGTGGAGAGAACATTTAACTGAAGCCTTACAAATTTTGAACAATAGACCCATAGCTTCACATACTACACCCCTGAATAGGATGCTGTATTCCACTCTTGAAGCAAGTGACAAAATTTGTACCCTCCAGTTTTGGACTGTTAGACCTGGATTACAGCTTCCTATAAGGGCCACTGATAGATCTGCTGGACTAGATGTATATTGCCCTAATGAATGCAAATTAGATCCACAAATAGTGAAACCTATTCACACTGGTTTGGGGGTGATTATTCCAAAGGGATATTATGGACAGATTTGTCCGCAATCAAGTTTGGCTCTTAAAGGTGTAACTATAATGGGGGGTGTCATTGATTCAGACTATCGGGGCGAAATTggaatattattattaaaccttGGGAAAGAAGCTATCATTCTCCAAAAGGGGGATCGTGTTGCACAATTGATAACTATTGCAATTAAAATGGAAGCTCCACAGTTAATTGATAAACCTCTGCACCATTATGGCCGAAGTGAACAAGGCTTTGGGGCAGCTAATGTAATTAAAGCTGGTATGAGGATCTGGTGGAAGAAACCACTCCAACCAATAGTAGGAGCCACCGTAATAGCTGCAGGGAAAGATAGTATTTTACAAATACTAGTGGATGGTTATGAACATACAATCTTCGCTCCACGAGACCAATGTTTTAGGAGAGAATAA